In a genomic window of Telopea speciosissima isolate NSW1024214 ecotype Mountain lineage chromosome 5, Tspe_v1, whole genome shotgun sequence:
- the LOC122663425 gene encoding probable esterase KAI2 gives MGIVEEAHNVRVLGSGERIIVLGHGFGTDQSVWKHLVPHLVDDHRVILYDNMGAGPTNPEYFDFDRYSTLEGYAYDLLAILEELQVVSCIFVGHSVSAIVGALASITRPDLFSKIIMISASPRYLNDVDYYGGFEQEDLDQLFEAMRSNYKAWCSGFAPLAVGGDMDSVAVQEFSRTLFNMRPDIALSVGQTIFQSDMRQFLGLVTVPCHIVQSMKDLAVPVVVSEYLHTHIGGDSIVEVMASDGHLPQLSSPDIVIPVLLRHIRFDIAV, from the exons atggGCATAGTGGAGGAAGCACACAATGTCAGGGTGTTAGGGTCAGGAGAAAGGATTATAGTGCTAGGGCATGGCTTCGGCACAGATCAATCGGTGTGGAAGCACCTGGTTCCTCACCTGGTCGACGACCACCGTGTGATCCTCTACGACAACATGGGCGCCGGCCCTACTAACCCTGAATACTTTGATTTCGATCGTTACTCCACCTTAGAAGGCTACGCCTATGACCTCCTCGCCATCTTAGAGGAGTTGCAGGTCGTATCCTGCATATTCGTCGGCCACTCTGTTTCCGCCATCGTCGGTGCTCTTGCTTCCATCACTCGCCCCGATCTCTTCTCCAAAATTATCATGATCTCCGCCTCTCCTAG GTACTTGAACGACGTGGACTACTACGGAGGATTCGAACAGGAAGATCTAGACCAATTGTTCGAAGCGATGAGATCGAATTACAAGGCGTGGTGTTCGGGGTTTGCGCCGCTGGCGGTTGGAGGAGATATGGATTCTGTGGCGGTGCAGGAATTCAGTCGGACACTGTTTAATATGAGACCCGACATAGCGTTGAGCGTGGGTCAGACCATATTCCAGAGCGACATGAGACAGTTCTTAGGATTGGTGACCGTGCCTTGTCATATAGTGCAGAGCATGAAGGACTTGGCGGTGCCGGTGGTGGTTTCAGAGTACCTGCATACACACATCGGCGGTGATTCCATCGTCGAAGTCATGGCGTCCGATGGACATCTCCCGCAGTTGAGCTCGCCGGATATCGTAATTCCGGTTCTGCTTCGCCATATCCGTTTTGATATTGCCGTCTGA